In the genome of Aedes aegypti strain LVP_AGWG chromosome 2, AaegL5.0 Primary Assembly, whole genome shotgun sequence, the window tctttgggtcaCCTCAAAATCTCTATcgaaatttccagaaattccacgaAACACTATTTGTATCTTTCTTacaagatatgggagattgcacatcgaaactttttttttgtaatttgaaccgCTTAATCATTATGTTGTGAAATTAAAACGGAAATTTATGACTTTGAAATACAgtgggggaccgaaatccgtacaattcatacaaatagtaggcgtACACTTCATAAAAATGGACGGATTTAGATTTATttcttaggtgtacggatttcgatcccGCACGGTATAGTTAGCATCACATGctctattattttcaaatgggcATAAGGCATGTGCATGGTTAGTATGACCTTGATAATTTCAGTACAGAATTAATTGCTTCAGGGTTTTCAGGTGGTGGGTCGCGAAGAATACGCCGCACGGCTAGGTGAGTCGTGCACttgaaaagtttgggaacctatgcgcACGCGGAGagccgaggcacgattttcgcAAGGTCCAGTTTATTTGTTTGGTTTGCTGATGACATGGATATAACCGGAAGAGGAAATGCTGGCAGAAATGTAcatccgcctgaaacgtgaagcaacaagagtcggacttgtggtgaatgcgtcgaaaacaaagtaccgtATAGTACCCATATTTCGCGCGCgctcctaatttcgctcacttttaaacatattttatgaaagaaatttttgttgtctattattttgaataattctacTTCAGCCATGATTGCATATCATGCAATTAAGTAGTGCAATATGTGTCAACAAATATGGACAAAATGGCAGTGAGTGAAATTAGGAGCGTGCGCGAAACATGGTAACATCACGGTAGATGCTGGAGGGCGGAGTCGAACGCGACAGGGCTCGTCTAGGAGCCAACGTTACGattgacggggataccttcgaggtggtagaTGAATTCATATGATGAAGAAAGTATAATTTTATACATAACGGTTTCTGAGATATAAGCgttcaaacattcaaaaaatagcagtttttggACCTTTTCCACcataacgttcaacgctccgtaaGTCTGATTTGATCATAATGACTGTAATGTTGTTGTATTAGTGTGTCAGAAAAATGAACGGTTTAGATGTGTATGTGAAAGGAAAGTAtctgaaaaaaatgctttactttTCGTAAATCGTGGTGTTGTGGAgagtattgaaattttatacaaTACAATATGGGTTAGATTTTTAGTTCTGTTTTTTGAGTGAACTGAAGAGCACTTAGAATGGGCGAAGTTATATTTAAAATTGAGGGCGCGATTGCATTCATGAACACTTTGTATACAGAATAATAGTAATGAATGCCGATTGGTATACAAAATGGTCTTCTTCGGCATGCTGTAAGTTTCTTTCCTCATGTAatattttcttatgaaatttcgACAGAGAACTACATGAAATCACGTGAAACACGTGGGCctgtaaggcagcgtccatttattacgtaacgctaaaattggaaattgttgaccccctctcccccctctgtaacgctttttgtatgaaaaatttcaaatttttgtatgagccgtaacgcttgagtctACTCCTCCCcatccccctagagcgttacgtaagtTGTGGATGCCACCTAATTGCGGTAAGTAAATGCattttttagcatttttaacTGAAGAATTGCATGAAGATCTTCTCTAGCATTTTTTAAATACAACACATTAAGGCGCCGTCCCTAAATAATGTAACGCTGTAGGaagagggggagtaggctcaggcGTAACGgctcataatattttttgaaattttccatacaaaaagcgttacgaaggggttaaaacttttaaatttaCCGGGGAAGGGGGTGGTCGGTGgtaaaaacttttaaatttttgcgttacgtaataataGGATGCTGCCTTATTCAGAATGTTGTTCTATCAGTCGAACCACTAGTTGTTTCTCTCGTGTTATATTGTTATATAAAAACCAAGTTTGATtgctttaatttttgaaattaatatttCGTTAGATCTGTCTATGTAAAACTTGAGTAGTCCTCAGGTGCGGGTTCCAGAATACAAAAATAAGCGATTAcggaaaacataattttttctcGCGATCTGTTACAACAGAAGAAACACAATGAAAACATAGTTCAACCTTCTTTCAGAATCTTCTGAAATCCATCTGCGGTAATTTTTCATTACGTTATCACCGGAGATCTGTTACCTACATAACTAACCTTGAATAATTCTCACACACACAAGCTAATCGATTCGATTCTTCAAGATTTATAGCAGATCTTCGGGATTTTCACTTCTGGAGCATTTTTATTCCTTTCCAGTGGCAACAAGAAAGAGTCATGCTAAGTCTTGTGATTAGTTTGTTTACAGAACGATGGGAGGAAATTGGGAGGTACCAGGATAACAGCTGATGAGCAATGCTGCCAGATGGTACGATGATGATCACTTTCAGTTTAAATACCTGTCTGTACAACGTaacaaaagaaagattttccaCTATCGGCATAGTGaaaagatcataaaattaatgaaaaaggtTTCCATACGTAATTGCACAACATTTTCACtgtttttttcggaaattgTGTGTTAACATCTTGCATTTAGCGGAAGAGATAGGTAAATAATTCTGGCAGCCATGCTTTGATGATGCCTCCCCGAATCGTGTTTTCCATGGTGTGTGTTCGAACTGAAGTGAGAGTATATTGTTGTACAAGTCGAAAATGAAATGCGATTGTTTTTATTAGTACATTTTGCTTGATGCGCAACTTGTTTAGTAAGTTGCGATGTATAACGCATGGACAACATCAACATCAAGTTTGTCCCATTGTTTCATgttttgaaaagcaaatttctgAGATGTTTTGGCTGAAAAGTGGAATATTTAAGTTCAATTTGAAAGTAATGTGTGTTCTCCGGGAGCTGAAGTGATTTTCGAGACATGAAAGGCTAAAAAATAGTgggaaatatgtttgaaattcTCGACTACTGGTGTCTTGTGCATGTGTTGTTATTGAAAACATCTGTAGATTGTATTAGTGAGAAATGTGACTGTCTCCCCGAGCAACATATCACCAGATTATAGAAATTTAAATAAGTTTTGTGCATAAAAATGTACTCCCCATGACATTATTCTTTTCGAGGTATCCGGTGAACATTGGCAAATGCAGGTATGTTGTGAAATAAAACAGTGTCAGCCtgaaattgcaatgaaaatcgATGTTCACTAACACTAAACCAAATGATCATCGATACCACAAGGATTCATGACTGATCCTGCCCCCATAAACCTTCCCCACGATGAATCAGTTCTCTTTTAAAtgttcttatattttttatattccaaaactgcacaaaaatagaaaatcCGTTTGAATTTTGCAAAACTATAGCGATTTGAATTTGGGATTGGATatgcaaaataataacatttgaaaattacttATATTGAACAGTTTGTTTGAATTAGCTCCCACTTTGCCCCGTGGTACCTTATTGACGAAGAACCTTCGGCAGGTCAATGTATTTTTGGGCACTATTTCATTTGTTGTGACTTACCTATAAATTGGCTCGTAGCTCATGCCTCCTTCGAGATGTAATATGGTATCCTTAGGTTTTGCCTTTTCAGGTTTATGAATTATGTTGGGATTCCGATAACTACTGCAATATTCCGGCATACGGTTCACGAAATCTCCATCTAAATGCAGATTATCTTCTCGTTTTAAGTATGAGGGTCGATCGCATCTGCTCAACAATGGGTTCTGGAATCGGTCTTTATACTCTGGAGTAAGGTCCAGCAGACCACTTAAACTTAGATTATCCAATTTCTTGATCGGAGCACTTTTGGTAAAATGATCATAGCTTTTGTAGCATTCTTTGTACTCGGAAGGCATTCCACTAAAATTTCCCGTGAAGTTTATATTATTTAACTGAGGGGTAGATTGGGACTTTTCAATCGAAAAtggaatatattttgttttgtattctGGATCCAACATTGTCTCGCCCGTCAGTCTCAAATTgcttttctcagctttctttTTATTGTGCAATGTTGAATCTGAACAGCTTAGTTCACCAAGCTTAATTGCTTCTTTTTTAATACTCattttagatatctttttgggttcatataaaaaatcagtcagttTGTATGGAAGAAACGATGAACGGTATTCGGAGTActcaggagttcttttagacCCATTAAACGTTTTAAGGGTCTCACTATGTTTAATCAATGGTGGGCGAGATCTGAAATTAATTATATTGTTGAAACAATTGAACATCTATTTTCATCAGTTCGAAAGATAACATACTTCGCAATAGATTCTGTAGTGTACGGTACATAATTTGCGTGATGTTCGGACTTTTTATCCATGGTTCCTGATTCTATTCGAAGTGTTGTGTGTCTTCTAATGAATGGTATTCTTTTTTTATACTCATACTCTTGAAAATGTTCTTTATATTCCGATTTACTCGTGGCATATGGTATAGAAGGCTCAGATTGATTATGAAGTGAAAAATGACTTTTAAGATGTTCatctgaaaatatgaaaaacagtAATAACTCTTATTCCACACACTTAATGAGCGAAAAATATATCAGGAAAAAACTTAGGTAATCGTTTAGGAAAGATTAAAGAGAGTGGCCCTAAAAATCAGTCTTTGTTTTCAGGTATACATGTTTATGATTCTTGTTATTCTAAAGTGATAAGCAAGGAAACTATGAAATCTTACAATACCAGCATGTCATAGAATCGgttcaaagcattttttttaacacgACATTTGAGAGAAATTTTACTGTAAAAATGGCGAGAGCTTTTCTCAATGGTAAGTATTTTAAAAACATCTATGAAAAAACGTTGCCTGCAGCTTACAAGAAAATggaattacagttaactctcccttactcgatattccgtatctcgatatcgagttagagaaccatagtaaaatttggttttcatggctaactcgatggtcccttggattgcagatgtactggttttgtgttctgtaagtcgatacctccctaactcgatggtcccttcaatatcgagtaagggagagatgactgtatttatATGCTGTATTTAGCAAATTTGTAGGTTTTAACTAATTCTACAACTTTTTTACACACaacttaaaaataaatgaaactgaACAGAGCAAGCACTTCTCTATATGTtatgtttaattaattatgattcgtggtttacggctaaccaaccgagtggaagtttaacaactaccgaaaaactaaacattacaaatattttgcaattggattaaattgacaaattgattgaagtttgcgaaaaagttacacgtcttctcggtgagaatcgaactcacgactccctgttctctagatagggcgcgttacccctacaccacgagaggactcatggacgcagaagttaacctgaattcgatttcagctcaatcatCACTAAACAGCTGCGTATAATTAAACTGTAATATGACGATATATTACATATTAACAAAATGTGATTGCAAatttagagataactttccgttcgacggttgaacagaaagcaaACACAGCTGTCCATTACTGATTTCGATCggctgcgatgataccttggaaaccatgCTGATGATCGTTGTTTTTCAGgtaacacgggagaccgtgttgtTTTCCCTATATTTTGTCTcattctaacaattatcatcaaaactttgcataaGCAAATTTCGAGTTTTGGGGatccgatgaagctgaaaatttagtGGGTTATGCACTACAtatatacacggagaaaaaaataTGGTAAACACAACCAAgttttagttattttcaaactaaaatttaGGTTGAATAttgcacaaacaaaattttagtttgcttCAGCCTACTGCATTGGCTGaaacaaaccattttttttggtTGTTTTTTCCTCGTCTTACCAAttaaatttaacaaatgtttcttTGAAACAAACTAAAGCCTTGTGACATTTGTAAAAACAACCAAGGCTTTAGTTTGTTTCAAACTGGAAAAAACAGTTTGAGTTTGCCAATCTTAAGattgtttcattccattgtttgttttattgtttGTAGGTTTTCTGcaattgtttgtttattattttcacttttaaataataaaatgagcGCTATAtctaaaatatttgtattttttttaaatgatcttATTAAAACTAGTTCATTCATaatattgtatgaaaaaaataatctgatGCTGCTGTTTGTCCATATTGCACCATCTGTTGGACAAGTTCCGCTTTATGCCTCATACCGCTGATTATTCGTAATGTTGATCTAAAAACAATCTTAATATGAATATCTGTTCTAAAATAAGGTAGTGAACAATGCACTTCCTAATTACCTTGGTTTGTCCTGAATAATTTGCCGGAATCTAACAgtgtttgacgaaaaattcgaTTGCCACAAAACCAATTACTTTCCGGGGAATCGTCGTGTCGTATTCTCAAATAGGTAATGCCGAATCGAATTCGATCATGCATCTACTATTcctgataataaatttcagtAGTAATGTCGTAGTGATATGACGCGGCAATAATAATATTGAATTCAACGTACCTTATAAATCAGAGCATATTTGTTTCACTAAAATGTTGGTGTTTAACATTTGAAGTATTGAGCAAAACCTACCAATGGTAATTTGTGAACAACCTAATTATtggtaaaatcaaaataaacttaGGTTAAAGAAAACGCAAATCTTGGTTTGAGACAAACaaattttttgttgattttattttaaaaaatctaccTTGCAACAACCAATTCGGCTTATTTGTTTCAAACAAAGATGTTTATTGAAAACAACAAATTATAGTTTgaaatcaattatatttttgGGTTGAGAATCAACAAACTTGACtgatttttctccgtgtagaatTATAGTCATACTTTTTCCACACATTAGTTCATATGGTttcgaaaaagtatcactagATGCGCTTACATGCCGAATGTATGGTAATACTGTGCataaccaactgattttctttaatttgaatccgtggtataaattttcagcaatcatcaacgacgcgtgtaaatttcaatgacggcctacttcgccttcaATGGTTTGGACTGTTTGAACTTttactagcatactttgattagatggttTCGTGGTGGTTTTCGAACCGCAATACTACTAGACtaatgtagttttttttcaaatttggatTCATGTTTTCGCTCAAAACAGAAATATATGAGATGAATGTAATGTTCGAGATGATACATTCACTTACCTGCATAACAATCCGATGGTTTTCTCCTACGATAGTAATTTAAATCATCCACAGTAATGTACTCATGAGGATACAATGGATCAAACCTATCTCGGTATGGCCGATAATCGTACACagcaactgaaatttacaaaaatgaaacaagttTCGTATGCAATATTGATCAACATAAAATGTGAAATCCAGATACGTCAAAGACGAAAGAATATCTTACCTACATCTAATCCATGGCACAAATTTGGTTGTGACAAAGAAGTTTCATCCAGGAAGAAATCATCATTCCAACTGCAAATAAATACGCTGTTGATACAGCAttctttttgttgttgttgggaTTTGATAAAGATATGTATTTCAGGAAATTCGGTAATGTATGTTAATACCATAATAGAGGTGACAATGGGCATAACACTAAATCAAGTATCAAATTTTTCTAGGACTAGTTTTCGTTTGAAAGACATACTCAGCTATGTTTTGTGTCCTTGTATGACGAAGATGAATAATATTGATTTTGATGACGTAAAACAAGACCAAATTGGTAGACTGATGGATGTCACTTCTGTTTTAGAATCAGAAGATCATCGGTTCAATCCCGAGCCTGTCCCTTTCATTATGCATTATAGTTCTATGTTCTATCTATCACTTACTTCTTTCTCTCAATAAACATCTCATATAGTGCATAGCTATCGTAGAACCAGAAACGGAAACCGTTTCCTTCGCTTTTTATCTATCATTTCATTATTCATCATGATTTACCATAAATTGCCTTACCCTCAATTACTTTCCCGCATGAACTCGCATAGATGCAGGGTTATGAAAGGTATGCAATTGACAGGTTAAATTCATCATTAATTACTCTCCTAATTATAAGATCACCACTGTTTGTACACTAAAGATGCCTGATGCTGATATCGCAATATTGGAGTAGCAACCAAGGGTGGCCAATCCAGCTCAAGCATTGAAtgagttaaaatatcaaaattttattcagaaAGGCCTAAGAGAATTGCTCCGAGGAAACATTTGGGGATTTCTAGACAAATTTTTGCAACgcttttaatgaaaaaataagcaATCCCGAGAAAAGTATACCTACTAGAAGAAGAAGCACTTCAGAAGTTCTCCTTGAATTTTTTTCCTCTAGGTAAGGATACCTGTAGGCATTCTCCCAacaattcttctggattttttctggtactgccagtaattcttcaaaatatttactcaaagATAGAATATTTCTAGAAATCAAAAGAGTAATTTAAAAGTTTAACACCATATATAATAAAATATCTATTAAGCAGTTATTAGTTTACACCATATATGACGTTTCTGTCTTCATAGATTATGAAATTAGAGACATGTGGGGCCGGACACCTATATGGAAATTTTAACATGATTTTGGaccccagaaaaaaaactttgattttgtcGATAAAAGTGCTTAAAACATTAAACAATTGATATGAAGCATAGAAATACATGTTATATCTTTATTTCTCGGAATTGGCTTGAATCCCCATCAACTAATCTACATATACGAGCTTAGTTTATTTCGACAGAGTGTCgtgtttattcatttatttatttggtggtGCATTCATTTGACAATATTGTGTGTCTTTATGAATCTATAGTTAGAGTATAAACgtcaaaattatataaaatctACATACATTTGATTAATCATTCGTTCATCATTGATCGAACAGGCTCGTTCGAATCGTCGTCGTAATAAGcgaaagaaattattggagcgGAGCGTGTATACTGACACGTTTATTTCTAACGATTTCAGTAAGTTAGGTACACCAGTTCCCCAGTGAGGACTTTCGAGATAAACATAGCCTTGGCATTTTCTCATCGTAGTAGGATGGTTCGATTTGCAGAAGCTGGCATTTAGCTTCGTACGGACGCAGGTTCACAGGATCATTCCAAGGGAGCAACCGTAAGGCGAATCTTATGATTTTGCGTTGTACAGCTTCAACTCTATCAATCATTGTTGCATGGTAGGGATCCCAAACAATAGAAGATGAtgatttttctaaaactttctcaagagtccaagagttatttcagagatccttgttcattaaCGGAGACTCAgaaacttacacaagttttctcagaagttactctagattttttttagaaacaccttccggaaaaaaaaatccttgaaatctCTCTGGAGACATATAAtgaaagaattcatgaaaaaaaaactttcaagacttacttgagaaaatctcaaataattactggaggaatttctggagaaactgtaaaaataatctctggagcaattgctgaagtTATCTTTTGAGAATTCCTTGGTTTTCTTGTATAAACCCTTAAAGACAATTTAACAGGGAAGCCCTAgacatttctggagaagttattgattgaattttagaagatgaTTTGAAGAAGATGTGGATGTCCCAtggaaatcgatggatgaatcatTGGTTAAAATCCTGGAGGCATTAGGACGTTCTTCTCACAAAATTTTTAGATGATTACAGatgattcctgaaataatctttggagaaattcatttCTATGGGTCACCTTGGAAAAATCCTGGGTGAATTCTTAAGGTATTCTAAACAAAAATCTGGGAGAAAATTCGTGgtgaaattcctttggaaataatcactaaatgaaaaTGAGGAGGTTTGAAGCAAAGGGGTCTCAGTGACAAAAccttattttgataaaatctactttaaaattatttcaggaatttttcattctatacaaattgtatTGCAGAAAAAACAAGTCAATCttgtagcatttttttttctgttgagtgGAAAAATTGACTGATAATTTTGTAAGAACGTTTGGAaacagtagatttttttttaactcaacATATATccaaaccgaccaaaatgtctctttgcgtttgagcccctcaaatatagtaacttttaATTTCCAGTCCATGGTTAAACATATGTTTTACCTCACTGTCCTCAAAATATTCGAACGTTGACGCGCCTCTGGTAGTAAGcgaaagaaattattggagcgGAGCGTGTATACTGGCacgtttatttttaacgatttcaGTAAGTTAGGTACACCAGTTCCCCAGTGAGGACCTTCAAGATAAACATAGCCTTGGCATTTTCTCTTCGTAGCCGGATGGTTCGATTTGCAGAAGCTGGCATTTAGCTTCGTACGGACGCAGGTTCACAGGATCATTCCAAGGGAGCAATCGTAAGGCGAATCTTATGATTTTGCGTTGTACAGCTTAAACTCTATCAATCATTGTTGCATGGTAGGGATCCCAAACAATAGAAGATGATACAATGATTTGAGAGTGTATGGGTCGCCGAATTCCCTTGTAATTTTGGGCATAACTCCTAGTCGACGACGAGTTATTTTCACGATTTCCAAGATATTCCTGATTTGGCCACTcccataagaaataaatgtgatTGGTCAATTTAGGAGCCGAATCTAAATCTCTGAGCGAAACTGGTTCTTGTAGCCTATATTTTCTCCTACGATAGTAATTTAAATCATCCACAGTAATGTACTCATGAGGATACAATGGATCAAACCTATCTCGGTATGGCCGATAATCGTACACagcaactgaaatttacaaaaatgaaacaagttTCGTATGCAATATTGATCAACATAAAATGTGAAATCCAGATACGTCAAAGACGAAAGAATATCTTACCTACATCTAATCCATGGCACAAATTTGGTTGTGACAAAGAAGTTTCATCCAGGAAGAAATCATCATTCCAACTGCAAATAAATACGCTGTTGATACAGCAttctttttgttgttgttgggaTTTGATAAAGATATGTATTTCAGGAAATTCGGTAATGTATGTTAATACCATAATAGAGGTGACAATGGGCATAACACTAAATCAAGTATCAAATTTTTCTAGGACTAGTTTTCGTTTGAAAGACATACTCAGCTATGTTTTGTGTCCTTGTATGACGAAGATGAATAATATTGATTTTGATGACGTAAAACAAGACCAAATTGGTAGACTGATGGATGTCACTTCTGTTTTAGAATCAGAAGATCATCGGTTCAATCCCGAGCCTGTCCCTTTCATTATGCATTATAGTTCTATGTTCTATCTATCACTTACTTCTTTCTCTCAATAAACATCTCATATAGTGCATAGCTATCGTAGAACCAGAAACGGAAACCGTTTCCTTCGCTTTTTATCTATCATTTCATTATTCATCATGATTTACCATAAATTGCCTTACCCTCAATTACTTTCCCGCATGAACTCGCATAGATGCAGGGTTATGAAAGGTATGCAATTGACAGGTTAAATTCATCATTAATTACTCTCCTAATTATAAGATCACCACTGTTTGTACACTAAAGATGCCTGATGCTGATATCGCAATATTGGAGTAGCAACCAAGGGTGGCCAATCCAGCTCAAGCATTGAAtgagttaaaatatcaaaattttattcagaaAGGCCTAAGAGAATTGCTCCGAGGAAGCATTTGGGGATTTCTAGACAAATTTTTGCAACgcttttaatgaaaaaataagcaATCCCGAGAAAAGTATACCTACTAGAAGAAGAAGCACTACAGAAGTTCTCCTTGAAGTTTTTCCCTCTAGGTAAGGATACCTGTAGGCATTCTCCCAacaattcttctggattttttctggtactgccagtaattcttcaaaatatttactcaaagatagaatat includes:
- the LOC110676410 gene encoding uncharacterized protein LOC110676410 isoform X2, translating into MPIVTSIMVLTYITEFPEIHIFIKSQQQQKECCINSVFICSWNDDFFLDETSLSQPNLCHGLDVVAVYDYRPYRDRFDPLYPHEYITVDDLNYYRRRKPSDCYADEHLKSHFSLHNQSEPSIPYATSKSEYKEHFQEYEYKKRIPFIRRHTTLRIESGTMDKKSEHHANYVPYTTESIAKSRPPLIKHSETLKTFNGSKRTPEYSEYRSSFLPYKLTDFLYEPKKISKMSIKKEAIKLGELSCSDSTLHNKKKAEKSNLRLTGETMLDPEYKTKYIPFSIEKSQSTPQLNNINFTGNFSGMPSEYKECYKSYDHFTKSAPIKKLDNLSLSGLLDLTPEYKDRFQNPLLSRCDRPSYLKREDNLHLDGDFVNRMPEYCSSYRNPNIIHKPEKAKPKDTILHLEGGMSYEPIYRCSYIDFPRNRPVINKPECNIKLETSVEPNQLGFRKHRSRIPVRSQQHAFTDEELAKFEALPEYRKAKRELMIKPRPLSSNKSTLAQQIHNEKNKVGLRQDGQSVSSKITPSDDEEKIMKKTPSFKFMVENIDDNRKLKLHQEKRSKSPILAIQRENGPVELYNKPFFKDSKSFNRRNRTNVIESNVKYAKNASDQYRHYQMGKAKNRAYDEQNVVSKSFVVLNAPVKQKNKHWLGPTTIYDSKLY
- the LOC110676410 gene encoding uncharacterized protein LOC110676410 isoform X1; amino-acid sequence: MQMRIVKTRGLRCTSGVALCVTKVAVVTARTKDNDRQRVLLLLIASVAWICCGQRPLTLQDIMGKFRNFNTFSTKSWNDDFFLDETSLSQPNLCHGLDVVAVYDYRPYRDRFDPLYPHEYITVDDLNYYRRRKPSDCYADEHLKSHFSLHNQSEPSIPYATSKSEYKEHFQEYEYKKRIPFIRRHTTLRIESGTMDKKSEHHANYVPYTTESIAKSRPPLIKHSETLKTFNGSKRTPEYSEYRSSFLPYKLTDFLYEPKKISKMSIKKEAIKLGELSCSDSTLHNKKKAEKSNLRLTGETMLDPEYKTKYIPFSIEKSQSTPQLNNINFTGNFSGMPSEYKECYKSYDHFTKSAPIKKLDNLSLSGLLDLTPEYKDRFQNPLLSRCDRPSYLKREDNLHLDGDFVNRMPEYCSSYRNPNIIHKPEKAKPKDTILHLEGGMSYEPIYRCSYIDFPRNRPVINKPECNIKLETSVEPNQLGFRKHRSRIPVRSQQHAFTDEELAKFEALPEYRKAKRELMIKPRPLSSNKSTLAQQIHNEKNKVGLRQDGQSVSSKITPSDDEEKIMKKTPSFKFMVENIDDNRKLKLHQEKRSKSPILAIQRENGPVELYNKPFFKDSKSFNRRNRTNVIESNVKYAKNASDQYRHYQMGKAKNRAYDEQNVVSKSFVVLNAPVKQKNKHWLGPTTIYDSKLY